TCGACCTCTTTAAATTCCTTTTCGGGCACTGAATCGTAAACTATCCCCGCACCGGCTCTGAGCACCGTTTCTTTAGGAGTTACGAATGCGCTTCTGATTGTTATGCAGGTGTCCATGTTGCCGCTGTAGCCGAAATAGCCCACGCATCCCGCATAAAAACCTCTCTCGGATTTTTCATACTGCTCGATAAGCTCCATCGCACGAACCTTAGGCGCACCGGAAACCGTTCCGGCGGGGAAACTGCGCATGAAGAGAGCCAGCGGTGTCGCCCTGTCCTCCAGAACGCCCTGAACTTCGCTGACGATATGGATAACGTGGCTGTAGACCTCAGGAATGAACTCCTGAACAACCTGCACGCTTTCAGGCTTACAGCAGGTGTAGAGGTCGTTGCGGGCAAGATCCAGCAGCATCAGGTGCTCTGCACATTCTTTGGTGTCCGCCAGCAGTGCCGCCTTCGCCGCCTCAATGTCCGCTGTGATGGGATATGTGCCTGCGATAGGCTTAAGTGTAGCTGTTCTGTTGCGTATTTTAAGGTGTATCTCGGGTGATGCACCCAGAAGCACCTCTTTTCCGAATTTCAGGAAGAACATGTAGGGCGAAGGGTTGATGTTTCTCAGTGCTCTGTAGAGGCTCAGAGGGTTCAGACTGCCCTTGATGCGGTATGCGTTGCTTATGACTATCTGTATGCCCTCGCCTTCGGTTATCTCGCCCTTGACCTGCTCAACGGCTCTCATGAACTCTTCCTGCTCCATGTCCTTAACTATTTCGCAGTCAAGATCGGAATCGAAGTTGTCGAAGTTGAACCGGTTAAGCTCACCCGCCATTTTCTGTGTGCGTTTCAGAGCCTTTTCGTATGCCTCTTCACCGTTTGCGGTTTTCATGCTCACAGCGGCATAGAGTTTTGAAAGATGGTTGTCGAATACAAAGAACTCGTCAACCTCCATGAACCCCAGAAGTTTGCTGTCCTTTGAGCATTTTACGGGCTGTTTCAGCACTCCCATGTAGTTTATGGACTCGTAAGCGAAAAATCCCGCAAAACCTCCGGCGAAATCGCCGAATTTACCGTCATTGTAACCCTTTTCAGCATAAAATTGCTGTGCCATGTAGTCCATGGGGTTCATTGAAAAGGTCTTCTTTTTGCCGCCGGATTTCTCTGTTACAGTGTCGTTCTGAAAGGTTATGACCCTTTTGGGGTTGTTTCCGAAAAATGAGAAACGGGAGAATGTTTTATCCAGATTCGCACTCTCCAGAAGAAACACATTCTCTTCGTTGGTGAAGTTGCGCAGGAGGGAGATAGGGGTGAAGGTGTCGCCCATTATCTCGCGGTAGACAGTCACTCTGTCGTATTCCTTCGCCAGTTCCAGAAACGATTCCCTGTCGGGGTAAACGGGCTGTCTGAGGTTCATTTTATCTCCTTGTGGTTTAAAATTCAAAAAAAAAGGCCGTGTCTTGTTAGAACACGGCCCTGTAAGGCAACAAAAAAGCCGTGCGGTTTTCACCGCACGGCTGTTATACACAAACTCATGGCGAAAACCTCTTATTCAGAAGATGAACGCCACCACCAATTTTTAACGTTTGATTTAGCTGCAAAAATATTCATGAACGTATAATGCATAAAATTTATCACCTAGTCAATATATTTTTTTAGCCACAATGTTCCGCAGCCTCCTTTCTCCTGTCTGCGGAATGCGTTAGCCCTGCGGACGTTTATGCCCTGTCCCCTGAGAAGCTGAAATATCTCATCCCTGCGGGCATGGCTGACAGGCTGAAAAGGGCTGTTTGGCACTTTGTTGAGACTGAGCAGATGAACGGACGATTCCGGAAACTTCAACGCCGCCTGAGCGAAAAGCTCAATCTCCTCTTCGCTGTCATTTATTCCGGCCACGGGCAGATAGTTCAGCCCCACCCTTTTTCTGGCTCTGACAGACATCTGCTCCCATGCGGAAGCAAGTGCACTGTATATCTCTATTAGCGGAGGAGCCTTGGGCACAAGTTTTTTGTGAGCTTCCTCAGTGCCGCCGTGGATGGAGATCATCACTCCGTTGTGTGGCAGTAGCAGGAGTTTTTTCAGCAGTTCGGTACTGCTTGCCGTAGTGGTCACGGAGACGGGAAGCGGACACAGGGCAATGAACCTCGCCACCTCATCAAAGTTGTCCAGAGGTTCGCCTATGCCGGAAACAGTGACCCGCTTTGCGGACGGTGCGGTCTCAACCTGCAAAAGCATCTCCTCTGCGGTGAGACTTCTGACCAGTCCCTTGCGGCCTGACGCACAGAAAGGGCACGCCATGCGGCATCCTGCCTGAGACGATATGCATACGGTGCCATATGGATACACGACAGTCTCCACCGCCAGACCGTCATGCAAGTCAACAGCGGTGAGCCTGTTCATGGTTTACACTCCAAGTTCGTCGGATATCTCAGCCAGAGCCGATATCACAAACGCAATATGTTCGTCGGCGTCAACCCCCATCTCCTCCATGCCCAGAGTGATGTCCTCACGGTTGACCG
This genomic stretch from Seleniivibrio woodruffii harbors:
- a CDS encoding anthranilate synthase component I family protein; this encodes MNLRQPVYPDRESFLELAKEYDRVTVYREIMGDTFTPISLLRNFTNEENVFLLESANLDKTFSRFSFFGNNPKRVITFQNDTVTEKSGGKKKTFSMNPMDYMAQQFYAEKGYNDGKFGDFAGGFAGFFAYESINYMGVLKQPVKCSKDSKLLGFMEVDEFFVFDNHLSKLYAAVSMKTANGEEAYEKALKRTQKMAGELNRFNFDNFDSDLDCEIVKDMEQEEFMRAVEQVKGEITEGEGIQIVISNAYRIKGSLNPLSLYRALRNINPSPYMFFLKFGKEVLLGASPEIHLKIRNRTATLKPIAGTYPITADIEAAKAALLADTKECAEHLMLLDLARNDLYTCCKPESVQVVQEFIPEVYSHVIHIVSEVQGVLEDRATPLALFMRSFPAGTVSGAPKVRAMELIEQYEKSERGFYAGCVGYFGYSGNMDTCITIRSAFVTPKETVLRAGAGIVYDSVPEKEFKEVENKLGALFAAYKSIAAAEGRDVSVS
- a CDS encoding radical SAM protein, encoding MNRLTAVDLHDGLAVETVVYPYGTVCISSQAGCRMACPFCASGRKGLVRSLTAEEMLLQVETAPSAKRVTVSGIGEPLDNFDEVARFIALCPLPVSVTTTASSTELLKKLLLLPHNGVMISIHGGTEEAHKKLVPKAPPLIEIYSALASAWEQMSVRARKRVGLNYLPVAGINDSEEEIELFAQAALKFPESSVHLLSLNKVPNSPFQPVSHARRDEIFQLLRGQGINVRRANAFRRQEKGGCGTLWLKKYID